From a single Brassica rapa cultivar Chiifu-401-42 chromosome A01, CAAS_Brap_v3.01, whole genome shotgun sequence genomic region:
- the LOC103829494 gene encoding uncharacterized protein LOC103829494: MVDLRPISLCTVVYKVISRVLVARLKPWLDKVVSPTQSAFVPERLISDNIIIAHEVVHGLRTHRVISKEFIAIKTDMSKAYDRIEWRYMEKLLTVMGFEKNFVDWIMYCVTSVTYSVLINGEEKGSITPKRGLRQGDPLSPFLFDLCTEGLSHLLNKAESIGAIEGIKFSEEGPAIHHLLFADDSLLMVKATDEQCTEIRKILRVYEENSGQMISLAKSSITFGGRIEMSRKVKIKEILGIEPEGGTGKYLGLPECFSGSKVEMLHYIQEKMKSRFHGWYGRFLSAGGKDILLKTVAMAMPVFAMSVFNSQRPLEGKSKIHWLAWEKLVLGKDQGGMGFRDIENFNQALLAKQGWRLLMHPDSLCAQVLRSRYYPNGSFMKASMGSRPSYAWRSILFGQQLLVKGLRRTIGSGQDTYVWLDKRLFRDSPVAPLRKPILFDVDLKVSDLINPQTKFWDRGKLEENFFPPDIELILKQKPVLEEVDDYEWVHTHWGGYTVKSGYWLVSRLEYSDVQKECLAQPSNHGLLGKVWKVKTAPKIRIFMWKSLSNALVVNDGKEYSAIDTVAKVVEDSSHWFEAQKGRDEEVESENREMRARDRWEAPKAESMRSHHVEKVIFEVESADLFGAVTKPKAWPAYRYQGTELRKALVGVQGWDFSVVSAKSNRCAHAIAQSVTKEKRHQSYVAMGNPQWLRDLFEADRQRLG, from the exons ATGGTTGATCTGAGACCGATCAGTTTGTGTACGGTCGTGTACAAAGTTATATCCAGGGTCCTAGTCGCTCGTCTGAAACCGTGGTTGGACAAGGTGGTGTCACCTACACAATCGGCTTTCGTTCCAGAAAGATTGATCTCTGATAACATCATTATAGCGCATGAGGTGGTTCATGGATTACGCACTCATAGAGTGATCTCAAAGGAGTTCATCGCAATCAAAACGGACATGTCGAAAGCATATGATCGTATAGAATGGAGGTATATGGAGAAACTCTTGACGGTTATgggttttgagaaaaattttGTGGACTGGATTATGTATTGCGTGACCTCTGTCACCTACTCGGTTTTGATTAACGGAGAGGAGAAAGGAAGCATAACTCCAAAGAGAGGTTTAAGACAGGGGGATCCTCTATCTCCCTTCCTATTCGATCTGTGCACTGAAGGCTTGTCTCATCTCCTGAATAAAGCCGAGAGTATTGGAGCCATTGAAGGGATCAAGTTTTCTGAAGAGGGTCCTGCGATTCACCATTTGCTTTTCGCGGATGACTCTCTGTTAATGGTGAAAGCGACTGATGAGCAATGTACAGAGATTCGTAAGATCTTGAGAGTGTATGAGGAGAACTCTGGACAGATGATCAGCCTTGCTAAATCGTCCATTACTTTCGGTGGAAGGATTGAGATGTCCAGGAAGGTAAAGATAAAAGAAATTCTTGGTATAGAGCCTGAAGGAGGTACTGGAAAATACTTAGGTTTACCAGAATGTTTCAGTGGCTCTAAGGTGGAGATGTTACACTACATTCAGGAGAAGATGAAATCCCGTTTTCATGGGTGGTACGGTAGGTTCCTATCTGCTGGGGGAAAAGATATTTTGCTAAAAACTGTGGCGATGGCAATGCCAGTCTTTGCAATGTCGGTGTTCAACTCCCAAAGACCACTT GAGGGTAAGTCCAAGATTCACTGGTTGGCCTGGGAGAAGCTAGTCTTGGGGAAGGATCAAGGAGGGATGGGTTTTAGagatattgaaaattttaatcaaGCTTTGCTTGCGAAACAAGGCTGGCGGCTACTGATGCATCCTGATTCTCTATGTGCACAAGTCCTTCGTAGTAGATACTACCCAAACGGGTCTTTTATGAAGGCATCTATGGGGTCAAGGCCATCTTACGCGTGGAGGAGTATATTATTTGGCCAACAGTTGTTGGTGAAAGGGCTGAGAAGGACCATTGGCTCAGGACAGGATACTTATGTGTGGTTAGATAAACGGCTTTTCAGAGATTCTCCAGTAGCTCCCCTACGTAAGCCTATTTTGTTTGATGTGGATTTAAAGGTCTCTGATCTTATTAACCCTCAAACTAAGTTCTGGGACAGGGGAAAATTGGAGGAGAATTTTTTCCCACCTGATATTGAACTGATTTTAAAACAGAAGCCAGTTCTGGAAGAAGTTGATGACTATGAATGGGTTCATACTCATTGGGGAGGGTACACTGTAAAGTCGGGGTATTGGTTGGTTTCGCGACTAGAGTATTCTGATGTTCAAAAGGAATGTCTCGCGCAACCTTCAAACCATGGTCTGCTTGGGAAGGTTTGGAAGGTGAAAACAGCCCCAAAGATCAGGATATTTATGTGGAAATCCCTCTCAAATGCACTTGTTGTAAATGATG GTAAGGAGTACTCGGCGATTGATACGGTGGCAAAAGTTGTTGAGGATTCAAGTCACTGGTTTGAGGCTCAGAAAGGTAGGGATGAAGAGGTGGAATCGGAAAACAGAGAGATGAGGGCTAGAGACAGGTGGGAGGCACCAAAAGCAG AATCCATGCGAAGTCATCATGTGGAAAAGGTTATCTTCGAAGTAGAGTCTGCGGATTTGTTTGGTGCGGTTACCAAGCCCAAGGCTTGGCCTGCTTACAGATACCAAGGGACGGAACTGAGGAAAGCTTTGGTGGGTGTTCAGGGGTGGGACTTCTCGGTCGTTAGCGCGAAGTCAAACAGATGTGCACATGCTATTGCACAAAGTGTGACGAAGGAGAAGAGGCACCAGTCCTATGTTGCGATGGGTAACCCACAATGGTTGAGGGATCTTTTTGAAGCTGACAGACAAAGGCTAGGTTAA
- the LOC103828931 gene encoding putative F-box protein At1g53550, with amino-acid sequence MSSWLKGVYKSKRNGDAEVLMAQRKQSNWSMISADNLSGSNKRSSISGQETRYSVSIPVDVIINILSRLPLKSIAQSRCVCKLWSSIARRPNYNLLFPTKSPDDPPRILFAFKVGSSLFFYSSPQHHQNNPDNNNNSSAIVATRHDINLGSDLQQLCRPVRGLVCSQHIGKNCSWAVVSNPITGEIVTTPKLTIEGIHLKERVRGKADYCFGYDPIDKQFKVLRITRLCGSPEHKISFYAKYHVLTLGTGAWRKLQCSTLHYPLDENGICENGICINGVLFYPALVKHRKHMIVCFDVRSEKFGFVSVDDVLGLPIHRYSVLINYNGKLGVNFCDAACKHFELWVLEDATKHTWSKRVYISPHASLNWDNYVRPAGMIGSGEIVLYRMYTHNPFNIFYYNLDKKIIRRVTFEVPVLEKFDHFGAFTFANYVEDVKLM; translated from the coding sequence ATGTCCTCGTGGTTGAAAGGAGTCTACAAAAGTAAAAGGAACGGAGACGCCGAAGTCCTCATGGCACAACGAAAACAATCAAATTGGTCAATGATCTCCGCCGATAACCTCTCCGGATCCAACAAACGGTCTTCAATCTCTGGGCAAGAAACCCGTTACTCCGTTTCGATTCCCGTTGATGTAATCATCAATATCTTGTCGAGACTCCCATTGAAGTCTATAGCTCAATCTCGTTGCGTGTGTAAGCTCTGGTCTTCCATTGCTCGCCGTCCTAATTACAACCTGTTGTTCCCTACCAAGTCTCCCGACGATCCACCGAGGATCCTATTCGCCTTCAAAGTCGGATCTAGCTTGTTCTTCTACTCCTCGCCCCAACATCATCAAAACAACCctgataacaacaacaacagttcAGCCATTGTAGCCACTCGTCACGACATCAATCTCGGCTCAGATTTGCAGCAGTTATGTCGGCCTGTTCGGGGTCTGGTCTGTAGTCAACACATTGGTAAGAACTGTTCCTGGGCTGTGGTTTCTAATCCCATCACGGGAGAGATTGTAACCACACCGAAACTGACAATAGAAGGGATTCACTTGAAGGAGCGTGTAAGAGGCAAAGCAGACTATTGTTTTGGGTATGATCCAATCGATAAACAGTTCAAGGTCTTGCGTATCACCAGGTTGTGTGGCAGCCCTGAACACAAAATATCTTTTTACGCAAAGTATCATGTCCTGACATTAGGGACGGGAGCTTGGAGGAAGCTCCAATGCAGCACACTTCATTACCCTCTAGATGAAAACGGGATATGCGAGAACGGGATTTGCATCAACGGTGTTTTGTTTTATCCAGCGTTGGTCAAACATAGAAAACATATGattgtttgctttgatgttagGTCTGAGAAGTTCGGTTTTGTCAGCGTTGATGACGTTTTAGGATTGCCCATCCATAGATATTCGGTTCTGATAAACTACAATGGTAAACTAGGTGTTAACTTTTGTGACGCTGCCTGTAAGCATTTTGAGTTGTGGGTATTGGAGGATGCCACTAAACATACATGGTCCAAGCGTGTCTACATATCGCCTCATGCGTCGCTGAACTGGGACAACTATGTGCGCCCTGCTGGAATGATTGGCAGCGGAGAAATTGTGTTATACCGAATGTATACACACAATCCTTTCAACATCTTTTACTACAATCTCGACAAGAAGATTATCAGAAGAGTAACATTTGAGGTCCCAGTATTGGAAAAGTTTGATCATTTTGGAGCTTTCACGTTTGCAAACTATGTAGAGGATGTGAAGCTTATGTAA
- the LOC103828919 gene encoding phosphoglycerate mutase-like protein 2 isoform X1: MEAKPSQGLYPLHRCKTIHLVRHAQGVHNVEGEKNHDAYLSEDLFDAHLTPLGWQQVDNLRKHVKASGISNKIELVVVSPLLRTLQTAVGTFGGEGCIDGVDAPPLMKAGAGDSDRPAISSLNRPPFIAVESCREHLGVHPCDRRNSITKYRELFPAIDFSLVETDEDVLWKPEVREEDKDLAARGVKFMNWLSTRKEKEIAVVTHSGFLYHTLNSFGNDCDPAVKSEISSHFANCELRSVVLVDKCMNGSDPPVTNYPGKIPSGEDLPSDIADEK, from the exons ATGGAGGCAAAACCAAGTCAAGGCCTTTACCCACTTCATCGTTGCAAAACCATACATCTG GTGAGACATGCTCAAGGGGTTCATAACGTAGAAGGAGAGAAGAACCATGATGCTTACTTATCTGAGGATCTATTTGATGCACATCTTACACCTCTCGGATGGCAGCAG GTTGATAATCTACGCAAGCATGTTAAGGCAAGTGGGATCTCTAACAAAATTGAGTTGGTTGTTGTGTCTCCCCTACTCAG gaCTTTGCAAACTGCAGTTGGAACTTTTGGAGGGGAAGGTTGTATAGATGGCGTTGATGCACCTCCGCTTATGAAGGCAGGTGCAGGAGACAGCGACCGTCCTGCTATATCAAGCTTAAATCGTCCACCGTTCATTGCAGTTGAATCTTGCCGAGAACATTTg gGTGTTCATCCTTGTGACAGAAGAAACAGTATCACCAAGTACCGCGAATTATTCCCTGCAATTGATTTTTCATTG GTAGAAACTGATGAAGATGTTTTGTGGAAGCCTGAGGTCAGAGAGGAGGACAAAGATCTCGCAGCCAGAGGCGTGAAATTCATGAACTG GTTGAGTACAAGGAAAGAAAAGGAAATTGCGGTTGTTACTCATAGTGGGTTCTTGTATCACACATTAAACTCATTTGGAAACGATTGTGATCCAGCTGTGAAAAGCGAGATTTCTTCACA TTTTGCTAACTGTGAGCTTCGTTCAGTAGTTCTTGTGGATAAATG CATGAACGGTTCGGATCCTCCTGTGACTAACTATCCCGGAAAAATACCGTCCGGGGAAGATCTTCCGAGTGATATTGCTGATGAGAAGTAG
- the LOC103829542 gene encoding agamous-like MADS-box protein AGL80 encodes MGKKKMDLTYITDGRAREATFNLRKEELKQKLYELHVLCDVDTCAVIYNQYDPNPEVWQSTSEVKSVFEKFEMLSEKEKTCRSVNHEEFLHQMIEKARRKRQKLNDQNKEKYMRELMFAFLSGNMEDLSLNNDDHSELCSFIDQYLKQLVHHKNQTLNNPNFEIGQSSSMALDMNIAQTSIAEAGSSSFLVSKPPRSSELTKMWKSVIFSYRSDLPHDNFVTSIPSTSSNEEVYIPVMNQDESYHQNQNQNLEQGFVEEMMKIGEQTGFPWMEDNNRF; translated from the exons ATGGGGAAGAAAAAGATGGACCTAACTTACATTACCGATGGCAGGGCAAGGGAAGCAACTTTCAACTTAAGGAAGGAAGAATTGAAGCAGAAACTCTATGAGCTCCATGTTCTTTGCGACGTTGATACATGTGCGGTCATCTACAATCAATACGACCCTAATCCAGAGGTATGGCAATCGACCTCAGAGGTTAAAAGTGTATTTGAGAAGTTTGAGATGTTGTCAGAGAAAGAGAAGACATGTAGATCGGTGAACCATGAAGAATTTCTCCATCAGATGATCGAAAAAGCCAGGAGGAAAAGACAGAAACTGAATGACCAAAACAAGGAGAAATACATGAGGGAACTCATGTTCGCGTTTCTCAGTGGGAACATGGAAGATTTGAGTTTAAACAATGATGATCATTCTGAGTTGTGTAGTTTCATTGATCAATATCTCAAGCAGCTTGTTCATCATAAGAACCAAACCTTAAACAATCCAAACTTTGAAATCGGCCAGTCTTCCTCAATGGCTCTGGACATGAACATAGCACAAACCTCTATTGCTGAAGCAGGTTCCTCTTCCTTTCTGGTCTCTAAACCCCCTAGGTCTTCTGAACTAACCAAAATGTGGAAGTCCGTAATCTTTTCATACCGTAGTGATTTACCGCATGACAATTTTGTTACAAGTATTCCCTCAACAAGTAGCAACGAAGAAGTATATATTCCGGTTATGAATCAG GATGAATCTTACCATcagaatcaaaatcaaaatctggaACAGGGATTCGTTGAAGAAATGATGAAAATTGGTGAGCAAACAGGTTTTCCTTGGATGGAAGACAACAACCGATTTTAA
- the LOC103829509 gene encoding uncharacterized protein LOC103829509 — protein MGNVDHAFESMSLEEDEVPFDLPDLPQFSAIERNKMSILGRTLNPDNQNIADLIRDMPRKWQVYGRVHGIVLSKTTFQIVFKYEHDLEEVLNKRVWTFNDWSIVIHRWTETPDEDYLKYLLVWVRIRNIPVNHYTEGAITALGDIIGRVDVVAFDPDKPQTNDYVRVRVFFDVSRPVRRSKVVNLPKGGGSVTILYDFERIQKRCYHCQRLTHEKDKCPILIQERQDKAKAWRKKVSEDNQKEEEGKQTFMVTIDKDDPLFGVLNEDQVGVDKATGRRKINPEVLQQMREYILAAEGGEKRIRQERVRKSVSDLDNDPLGQKKFLRLEAAPLIIHEVDKGKGFVFGYSNQNEQNHSREDGSRGSSSWVEKEKGPLRSGSGVGRGDRDSNPTEKGNNFFFECSTGFSSGFSTASSSGTKKD, from the coding sequence ATGGGAAATGTCGATCATGCGTTTGAATCAATGTCACtggaagaagatgaagttcCTTTCGATCTGCCTGACTTACCGCAATTCAGTGCGATAGAAAGAAACAAGATGAGTATTTTGGGACGTACTTTAAACCCTGATAATCAGAACATAGCTGATCTTATTAGGGATATGCCAAGGAAGTGGCAGGTGTATGGAAGGGTACATGGGATTGTTCTGTCAAAAACAACTTTTCAAATTGTCTTTAAGTATGAGCATGATCTGGAGGAGGTGCTAAATAAGAGGGTATGGACTTTCAACGACTGGAGCATCGTAATACACCGCTGGACAGAGACGCCAGACGAGGATTACCTTAAGTACTTATTAGTGTGGGTTCGGATTCGCAATATTCCGGTGAACCACTACACGGAGGGAGCGATAACAGCTCTGGGGGATATCATTGGGAGAGTGGATGTGGTTGCTTTCGACCCAGATAAACCGCAGACAAACGACTATGTGCGTGTGAGAGTTTTCTTTGATGTTTCAAGACCAGTGCGAAGATCAAAAGTGGTGAACCTACCTAAAGGAGGGGGATCTGTCACGATTTTGTATGATTTCGAAAGGATCCAGAAACGCTGTTATCATTGTCAGCGCTTGACTCATGAAAAGGATAAGTGCCCGATACTGATCCAGGAGCGGCAAGATAAAGCAAAGGCATGGAGAAAAAAAGTAAGCGAGGATAaccagaaggaagaagaaggaaagcAAACCTTTATGGTTACTATCGACAAAGATGATCCTTTGTTTGGTGTTTTAAATGAAGATCAAGTGGGTGTGGATAAAGCCACTGGGCGGAGGAAGATCAACCCGGAGGTCCTACAACAGATGAGGGAGTACATCTTGGCTGCTGAAGGAGGAGAGAAGCGTATAAGGCAGGAACGGGTTCGTAAATCTGTATCTGACTTGGATAACGATCCGCTAGGGCAAAAGAAGTTTCTGCGCCTAGAAGCGGCCCCTCTGATTATCCATGAAGTGGACAAAGGGAAAGGTTTTGTCTTTGGTTACTCTAATCAAAATGAACAAAACCACAGCAGGGAAGATGGATCACGGGGGTCTAGCTCGTGGGTGGAGAAGGAAAAGGGTCCCCTACGGTCAGGATCGGGGGTTGGTAGAGGAGACAGAGACTCAAACCCAACAGAGAAGGGgaataattttttctttgaatGTTCAACGGGTTTTAGTAGTGGATTCTCTACTGCTAGCTCTTCCGGGACAAAAAAAGACTAA
- the LOC117126795 gene encoding agamous-like MADS-box protein AGL80, with protein sequence MGKKKMDLTYITDGKAREATLNLRKEELKQKLYELHVLCDVDTCAVIYNQYDPNPEVWQSTSEVKSVFEKFEMLSEKEKTCRSVNQEEFLHQMIEKARKKRQKLNDQNKEKYMRELMYRVSQWEHGRFEFKQ encoded by the coding sequence ATGGGGAAGAAAAAGATGGACCTAACTTACATTACCGATGGCAAGGCAAGGGAAGCAACTTTAAACTTAAGGAAGGAAGAATTGAAGCAGAAACTCTATGAGCTCCATGTTCTTTGCGACGTTGATACATGTGCGGTCATCTACAATCAATACGACCCTAACCCAGAGGTATGGCAATCGACCTCAGAGGTTAAAAGTGTATTTGAGAAGTTTGAGATGTTGTCAGAGAAAGAGAAGACATGTAGATCGGTGAACCAGGAAGAATTTCTCCATCAGATGATCGAAAAAGCCAGGAAGAAAAGACAGAAACTGAATGACCAAAACAAGGAGAAATACATGAGGGAACTCATGTATCGCGTTTCTCAGTGGGAACATGGAAGATTTGAGTTTAAACAATGA
- the LOC103829502 gene encoding uncharacterized protein LOC103829502 produces MVVDLQVVLGYDRVYTVEPVGLSGGLALMWSHKVNLCIKYADKNLIDAEVSLGGVNFSMSFVYGEPGYRGKEIVWERLMRYGVNRKGCWGWVGDFSEILHNGEKIGGPSRSEGSFESFRDCVRVCEMVELSGFGDGFTWSGVRNKKYIQSKLDRCFGNKEWRCNFSLAVHVFMERLGSDHKPVLVRLFGHQPGPRGCFRFDKRMVGKQKVRECIVEAWNNQNGNNPGSLVERFGNVRRSLGRWKRENGINSKERLCVLRSDLEAEYSSGSPDWEKIKYLKSEVAKAFRDEEEYWRQKSKDKWLVAGDNNTSFFHASVKDSRQKNQLLKLVNETGQEATNVNAMGQVAVEYFTSLFSTGDGGDLSDMLDGFTARVTAEMNERLTREVTDVEIREAVFGIKASSAPGKDGLNGLFFQKYWDIIGPDITKEIRTFFTTGTFPQEWNVTQLCLIPKVISP; encoded by the coding sequence ATGGTGGTAGATTTGCAAGTGGTTTTGGGTTATGATAGAGTGTATACGGTAGAGCCAGTCGGGTTGAGTGGTGGATTGGCATTGATGTGGTCACATAAGGTGAATCTGTGTATCAAATATGCAGATAAGAACCTCATTGACGCAGAGGTCAGTTTGGGTGGAGTGAACTTCTCTATGTCCTTTGTATACGGTGAGCCTGGATATCGGGGCAAGGAGATAGTATGGGAAAGACTGATGAGATATGGGGTGAATAGAAAAGGATGCTGGGGTTGGGTGGGGGATTTCAGTGAAATCCTACACAACGGAGAAAAGATAGGGGGTCCAAGTAGGAGTGAGGGATCTTTCGAAAGTTTCAGAGACTGTGTGAGGGTTTGTGAGATGGTGGAGCTTAGTGGTTTTGGTGATGGGTTTACGTGGTCAGGAGTGCGCAACAAGAAATACATACAAAGTAAGCTTGACCGCTGTTTTGGGAATAAAGAGTGGAGGTGTAATTTTTCCCTTGCAGTCCACGtatttatggaaagattggGTTCAGACCATAAACCGGTTTTGGTGCGTCTGTTTGGGCATCAACCGGGACCTCGAGGATGTTTCAGGTTTGATAAGAGAATGGTTGGTAAACAGAAGGTACGGGAATGCATTGTGGAGGCATGGAACAATCAGAATGGAAATAATCCGGGATCATTGGTGGAACGCTTTGGGAATGTGCGAAGGAGTTTGGGGAGATGGAAGAGAGAAAATGGCATAAATTCAAAGGAGCGACTGTGTGTTTTGCGGAGTGATCTAGAGGCAGAATACTCATCTGGATCTCCTGACtgggaaaaaataaaatatctgaaATCAGAAGTGGCAAAGGCATTTCGAGATGAAGAAGAATACTGGCGCCAAAAAAGCAAAGACAAATGGCTAGTGGCAGGAGATAACAACACCAGCTTTTTTCATGCCTCCGTGAAAGACTCAAGACAGAAGAACCAACTGTTGAAACTAGTAAATGAGACGGGGCAGGAAGCAACAAATGTCAACGCAATGGGTCAAGTGGCTGTGGAGTACTTTACTTCTTTGTTCTCTACGGGGGATGGTGGAGATCTCTCGGATATGCTCGATGGTTTCACTGCGAGGGTTACAGCGGAGATGAATGAAAGATTGACAAGGGAGGTTACTGATGTGGAGATTCGTGAGGCAGTGTTTGGTATCAAAGCGTCGAGTGCACCGGGTAAAGATGGTCTGAATGGACTTTTCTTCCAAAAGTATTGGGACATCATTGGGCCTGATATTACTAAGGAGATAAGGACTTTCTTTACAACGGGTACTTTTCCTCAGGAATGGAATGTTACTCAGCTATGTTTGATTCCGAAGGTAATAAGTCCATAG
- the LOC103829532 gene encoding agamous-like MADS-box protein AGL80 encodes MGKKKMDLTYITDGKAREATLNLRKEELKQKLYELHVLCDVDTCAVIYNQYDPNPEVWQSTSEVKSVFEKFEMLSEKEKTCRSVNHEEFLHQMIEKARRKRQKLNDQNKEKYMRELMFAFLSGNMEDLSLNNDDHSELCSFIDQYLKQLVHHKNQTLNNPNFEIGQSSSMALDMNIAQTSIAEAVFPQQVATKKYIFRL; translated from the exons ATGGGGAAGAAAAAGATGGACCTAACTTACATTACCGATGGCAAGGCAAGGGAAGCAACTTTAAACTTAAGGAAGGAAGAATTGAAGCAGAAACTCTATGAGCTCCATGTTCTTTGCGACGTTGATACATGTGCGGTCATCTACAATCAATACGACCCTAATCCAGAGGTATGGCAATCGACCTCAGAGGTTAAAAGTGTATTTGAGAAGTTTGAGATGTTGTCAGAGAAAGAGAAGACATGTAGATCGGTGAACCATGAAGAATTTCTCCATCAGATGATCGAAAAAGCCAGGAGGAAAAGACAGAAACTGAATGACCAAAACAAGGAGAAATACATGAGGGAACTCATGTTCGCGTTTCTCAGTGGGAACATGGAAGATTTGAGTTTAAACAATGATGATCATTCTGAGTTGTGTAGTTTCATTGATCAATATCTCAAGCAGCTTGTTCATCATAAGAACCAAACCTTAAACAATCCAAACTTTGAAATCGGCCAGTCTTCCTCAATGGCTCTGGACATGAACATAGCACAAACCTCTATTGCTGAAGCAG TATTCCCTCAACAAGTAGCAACGAAGAAGTATATATTCCGGTTATGA
- the LOC103828919 gene encoding phosphoglycerate mutase-like protein 2 isoform X2: MNSTLSFPHSISISSISHLPSPRTLSPRCCNSIPSQDMEAKPSQGLYPLHRCKTIHLVRHAQGVHNVEGEKNHDAYLSEDLFDAHLTPLGWQQVDNLRKHVKASGISNKIELVVVSPLLRTLQTAVGTFGGEGCIDGVDAPPLMKAGAGDSDRPAISSLNRPPFIAVESCREHLGVHPCDRRNSITKYRELFPAIDFSLVETDEDVLWKPEVREEDKDLAARGVKFMNWLSTRKEKEIAVVTHSGFLYHTLNSFGNDCDPAVKSEISSHFANCELRSVVLVDKCMNGSDPPVTNYPGKIPSGEDLPSDIADEK; encoded by the exons ATGAACTCAACTCTTTCATTTCCCCACTCCATTTCCATTTCCTCTATTTCTCATCTTCCATCGCCTCGGACTCTCTCTCCTCGTTGTTGCAACTCTATTCCTTCTCAAG ATATGGAGGCAAAACCAAGTCAAGGCCTTTACCCACTTCATCGTTGCAAAACCATACATCTG GTGAGACATGCTCAAGGGGTTCATAACGTAGAAGGAGAGAAGAACCATGATGCTTACTTATCTGAGGATCTATTTGATGCACATCTTACACCTCTCGGATGGCAGCAG GTTGATAATCTACGCAAGCATGTTAAGGCAAGTGGGATCTCTAACAAAATTGAGTTGGTTGTTGTGTCTCCCCTACTCAG gaCTTTGCAAACTGCAGTTGGAACTTTTGGAGGGGAAGGTTGTATAGATGGCGTTGATGCACCTCCGCTTATGAAGGCAGGTGCAGGAGACAGCGACCGTCCTGCTATATCAAGCTTAAATCGTCCACCGTTCATTGCAGTTGAATCTTGCCGAGAACATTTg gGTGTTCATCCTTGTGACAGAAGAAACAGTATCACCAAGTACCGCGAATTATTCCCTGCAATTGATTTTTCATTG GTAGAAACTGATGAAGATGTTTTGTGGAAGCCTGAGGTCAGAGAGGAGGACAAAGATCTCGCAGCCAGAGGCGTGAAATTCATGAACTG GTTGAGTACAAGGAAAGAAAAGGAAATTGCGGTTGTTACTCATAGTGGGTTCTTGTATCACACATTAAACTCATTTGGAAACGATTGTGATCCAGCTGTGAAAAGCGAGATTTCTTCACA TTTTGCTAACTGTGAGCTTCGTTCAGTAGTTCTTGTGGATAAATG CATGAACGGTTCGGATCCTCCTGTGACTAACTATCCCGGAAAAATACCGTCCGGGGAAGATCTTCCGAGTGATATTGCTGATGAGAAGTAG